The following are from one region of the Sardina pilchardus chromosome 4, fSarPil1.1, whole genome shotgun sequence genome:
- the cfap210 gene encoding cilia- and flagella- associated protein 210 — MSTASASVVQYGRRKGSSKNIHEIKTESMPQPDLRQVTVLPKSEWLRIQDNLNHVNKYNESLKEAARQREAMHQRSKEVVKFWSNTIAGQRQKKLEAKKIREEVEEEERKRLDLEEAMYQAEKRKEAIVKAKAQQYYQTDRVKGFHSALLLTEVLKEREAQLELKRRIREASRDKDKEMMTTLKQRDEQALQQEREKELKRRQDSEVTIKGLQQQIKEHELTKEQDMNEDKRQGEELKRLKELYDQEQAMLEEKRLEDKRSFLKSQNEHMSNRDMVKAVETQKQQIEEEKCQMYASAKLKMMKMRKEREAERLREKQKVRDETIARLAAHQEEQKINEEDLIAKAIEEREARQARQLREKEEKRNAMLQSIAAHRQTTRQEQEERESEERQKALDLLLAKKEADRIFLEKQHLKAVRMKEDGQTLQKIYVHQMAEKRAREQKLKKDLQMFEITNGQLVSEEERQFQQYAKRIIVTAKEAGRDPSLLQRAAREGIGGGLGPIFGGVRPSYLVQDDTGVQMPSYVGTASQDIKELNETTDIQRAKKRLGFTW; from the exons ATGTCCACAGCATCAGCGTCTGTGGTCCAGTACGGTCGGCGAAAGGGTTCCTCAAAAAACA TTCATGAGATAAAAACTGAATCGATGCCACAGCCAGATCTACGCCAAGTCACTGTTCTACCGAAGTCAGAGTGGCTTCGTATTCAAGACAATTTGAACCATGTAAACAAATATAATGAAAGTCTCAAGGAGGCTGCCAGGCAAAGAGAAGCCATGCATCAACGCTCCAAAGAAGTGGTGAAATTCTGGTCCAATACCATTGCT ggtcaaagacaaaaaaagctgGAGGCCAAGAAGATTAGAGaagaggtggaagaggaggagcgaaAAAGACTAGACTTAGAAGAGGCCATGTACCAGGCTGAGAAACGGAAAGAAGCCATTGTAAAAGCAAAAGCTCAGCAATACTACCAGACTGATCGAGTTAAAGGATTTCAT AGTGCTTTGCTCTTGACGGAagtgctgaaagagagagaggctcagctTGAGCTGAAGAGGCGTATCCGTGAGGCCTCCcgcgacaaggacaaggagatgATGACCACACTGAAGCAGCGGGATGAGCAGGCCctgcagcaggagagggagaaggagctgAAGAGGAGGCAGGACAGTGAAGTTACTATCAAAGGGCTGCAACAGCA AATAAAGGAGCATGAGCTTACCAAAGAGCAAGACATGAATGAGGataagagacagggagaagagTTGAAGCGTCTCAAGGAGCTTTATGATCAGGAGCAGGCCATGCTGGAGGAGAAAAGACTGGAGGACAAGAGAAGCTTTTTGAAGTCCCAAAAT GAGCACATGTCCAACAGAGACATGGTGAAAGCTGTGGAGACTCAGAAGCAGCAGATTGAGGAGGAGAAATGCCAGATGTATGCCAGTGCCAAGCtcaagatgatgaagatgaggaaagAAAGGGAAGCGGAGAGGCTCAG GGAGAAGCAGAAGGTCAGAGACGAGACCATTGCGCGGCTGGCCGCCCATCAGGAGGAGCAGAAGATCAACGAGGAGGATCTCATAGCCAAGGCcatagaggagagggaggcgcgGCAGGCCCGTCagctgagggagaaggaggagaagaggaacgcCATGCTCCAGTCCATTGCTGCTCACCGGCAGACCACG CGTCaagaacaggaagagagagagagtgaggagaggcagAAAGCTTTGGATTTGCTTCTGGCTAAGAAAGAGGCTGACCGGATCTTCCTGGAGAAACAGCATCTGAAGGCCGTAAGAATGAAGGAGGACGGTCAAACTCTCCAAAAGATCTACGTCCATCAGATG gcagagaagCGAGCCAGAGAGCAGAAGCTGAAGAAGGACCTGCAGATGTTTGAGATCACCAACGGCCAGCTGGTGTccgaggaggagagacagtTCCAGCAGTACGCCAAGCGCATCATCGTCACGGCCAAGGAGGCTGGACGCGACCCTAGCCTGCTCCAGAGGGCGGCACGAGAGGGCATCGGGGGCGGCCTGGGCCCCATCTTTGGTGGGGTACGACCCAGCTACCTGGTTCAGGACGACACCGGCGTCCAGATGCCCAGTTACGTCGGCACTGCTTCCCAAGATATCAAAGAGCTGAACGAGACCACTGACATCCAGAGGGCAAAGAAACGCCTGGGATTCACATGGTGA
- the phgdh gene encoding D-3-phosphoglycerate dehydrogenase, whose translation MAPVLIKRILISESVDACCKKILQENGIEVTEKQNMTKDELIADIKNYDGLVVRSATKVTAEVINAASNLKIIGRAGTGVDNVDVEAATKNGIIVMNTPSGNTISAAELTCALIMSLSRHVPQADMSMKAGRWDRKKFMGAELYGKVLGIVGLGRIGKEVASRMQSFGMRTIGYDPITPVEVSASWGVEQMSLEQLWPQCDYITVHTPLMPSTTGLLNDASFAKCKKGVKVVNCARGGIIDEAALLRALESGQCGGAGLDVFVEEPPKERALVNHPNVVSCPHLGASTKEAQARCGQDIALQMVDMVKGKALVGAVNAQVLASTFSPESHQWIRLGEAMGTVLRACTSSKQPYSQVQITTTGDCLKKSTGFLSSAVVVGLLTDNSSGGPNLVNALTLAKETGLEVSMQHDGVAGGAACVVEVCVNGTRSRAQGSVQADAPVLEDLEGSPFRQPVPLAGHLLFFKAAASPQLLPSITGALAAAGVEMESFSAPTARGGEQWYCVGISSLMGDLGSLKALVKEAAQITV comes from the exons ATGGCCCCGGTATTAATCAAACGCATTTTAATCAGCGAAAGTGTGGACGCTTGCTGCAAAAAGATTCTGCAAGAAAATGGCATTGAAGTGACGGAGAAGCAGAACATGACCAAGGATGAGTTGATTGCTGACATAAAG AACTACGACGGTCTAGTAGTGCGATCTGCCACAAAAGTAACAGCCGAGGTCATCAATGCTGCAAGCAATCTCAAAATCATCGGGCGCGCAGGGACTGGAGTCGACAACGTGGATGTGGAGGCGGCCACCAAAAACGGCATTATTGTCATGAA CACCCCAAGTGGCAACACGATCAGTGCTGCCGAGTTGACCTGCGCCCTTATCATGAGTCTCTCAAG GCATGTGCCACAAGCAGATATGTCAATGAAGGCGGGAAGATGGGACCGTAAAAAG TTCATGGGCGCGGAGTTGTATGGAAAGGTACTGGGCATCGTCGGATTGGGCCGGATCGGGAAGGAGGTGGCCAGCAGAATGCAGTCTTTCGGGATGAGG ACGATTGGCTACGACCCCATCACCCCCGTGGAAGTCTCCGCCTCCTGGGGGGTGGAGCAGATGTCTCTGGAGCAGTTGTGGCCCCAGTGCGATTACATCACGGTGCACACGCCGCTCATGCCCTCCACCACAG GGCTTCTGAACGATGCGTCATTTGCCAAGTGCAAGAAGGGCGTGAAGGTGGTGAACTGTGCCCGGGGTGGCATCATCGACGAGGCAGCCCTACTCCGTGCCCTGGAGTCGGGGCAGTGTGGCGGTGCCGGCCTGGACGTGTTTGtggag gagccTCCTAAAGAGCGGGCGCTGGTGAACCACCCCAACGTGGTCAGCTGCCCCCATCTGGGCGCCAGCACCAAGGAGGCCCAGGCGCGCTGCGGGCAGGACATCGCCCTGCAGATGGTGGACATGGTGAAGGGCAAAGCTCTGGTGGGCGCG GTGAATGCCCAGGTTTTGGCCAGTACGTTCTCCCCTGAGTCTCACCAGTGGATCAGGCTTGGAGAGGCCATGGGAACCGTGCTGAGGGCATGCACCTCCTCAAAGCAGCCCTACAGCCAAGTGCAAATCACCACCACGG GTGACTGCCTTAAGAAGTCCACTGGTTTCCTCAGCTCGGCGGTTGTGGTCGGGCTCCTGACGGACAACTCAAGCGGTGGCCCTAACCTGGTGAACGCACTCACCCTGGCCAAGGAGACGGGCCTGGAG gTGTCCATGCAGCACGATGGCGTGGCGGGTGGCGCGGCgtgtgtggtggaggtgtgtgtgaacgGCACGCGCAGCAGGGCCCAGGGCTCGGTGCAGGCCGACGCCCCTGTGCTGGAGGACCTGGAGGGCAGCCCGTTCAGGCAGCCCGTGCCCCTCGCCGGACACCTGCTCTTCTTCAAGGCCGCCGCCTCGCCCCAGCTCCTGCCCTCCATCACAG GTGCCTTGGCTGCTGCAGGTGTGGAGATGGAGTCGTTTAGCGCCCCCACTGCCCGTGGTGGTGAGCAGTGGTACTGCGTGGGGATTTCCTCCTTGATGGGAGATCTTGGCTCCCTCAAGGCTTTGGTGAAGGAAGCTGCCCAGATTACTGTTTGA